GGCCGATCTCGGTCAGCACCCGGCCCAGACCGCGGCCCTGGGCGGCCGGATCGACTCCCACCACGTAGACCTCGCCGGCGCGTTCGGCGCCCGGTTTGCCGGAGTGAATCTTGGTCCAGTGAAACCCCAGCAGCACGGGTCCGTCGAACGCCAGAAACAGTCCGGCCGGATCGAACCACGCCTCGGCGCGCCGCTGCGCCAGATCCTCGGCCGTCCAGCCGCCCTGCTCGGGATGCCAGGAGAACGCGGCGTTGTTGACGCGCAGCAGTTCGGCGTCGTCGCTCGTACCCGCATAGGTGCGAATCGTCACCCCGGACGGAACCGTCGTGTTGATGCGGAGGTCGTGCAGCGATCGGCGCATCTGCAGCAGCTCACGGACCGCGGCCAGCCCCAGCGCCTCGGCCGTGGATCGGGCGGCGGGCAGGGTGCCGTGCGCCCAGAACCGGGTGCCACCGTCCGTTTTGGCCAGTGCGGCGCGGGCCATCGTCGCCCCGATACCGCGCCGCCGGGCCTGCGGCGCCACCACCAGCTCCGCCATCGGCACGGCATCCTCGGAGCCCGCGGCCAGGTTCAGATAGCCCAGCACCGCCCCGCCGTCGGCGGCGACCAGATGTTCGGTGCGCGAAGCGGCGAGCTCCCGCACTACCTGCTCCCCTACCGGGGCGACGCCGTCATGGTGGCCGGCAGCGGTGATCAGCTCGCGGATCTGCCGCTGCTGGTCATCGGTCAGTGCGGCATGCCATTGCGGGGCGGTCACTGACTGGTCAGCGGCTCGGGCGCACCGCCGTCGGCGCCGTCGAGGTCCTCGACCATGTCGTCCTCGCCCTCGTCGCCGGATGCGGCCGCGGAGTGGCCCCGCACCGGCCGGACCGCTTTGTATCCGACGTTGCGGACCGTGCCGATCAGCGACTCGTACTCCGGCCCGAGCTTGGCGCGCAACCGCCGGACGTGCACGTCGACGGTGCGCGTACCGCCGAAGAAGTCGTAGCCCCAGACCTCCTGCAACAACTGCGCCCGGGTGAAGACCCGGCCGACGTGTTGGGTGAGGTACTTCAGCAGCTCGAACTCCTTGTAGGTCAGGTCCAGCGGACGGCCCCGCAACCTTGCGGTGTAGGTGCCCTCGTCGATCACCAGCTCGCCGAGCTTGGTCTGTCCCGAGGCCTGCTCGGCGGCCGGCGCGCCATGGCGTCCGGTCAGCAGCCGCAGCCGGGCGTCGGTCTCGGCGGGTCCGGTACCCGGAAGCAGAAT
The window above is part of the Mycolicibacter sp. MU0102 genome. Proteins encoded here:
- the mshD gene encoding mycothiol synthase — translated: MTAPQWHAALTDDQQRQIRELITAAGHHDGVAPVGEQVVRELAASRTEHLVAADGGAVLGYLNLAAGSEDAVPMAELVVAPQARRRGIGATMARAALAKTDGGTRFWAHGTLPAARSTAEALGLAAVRELLQMRRSLHDLRINTTVPSGVTIRTYAGTSDDAELLRVNNAAFSWHPEQGGWTAEDLAQRRAEAWFDPAGLFLAFDGPVLLGFHWTKIHSGKPGAERAGEVYVVGVDPAAQGRGLGRVLTEIGLVYLADRLADVEAPIVLLYVEADNTAALRTYEQLGFVVHSVDTAYAALDQP
- a CDS encoding winged helix-turn-helix transcriptional regulator, giving the protein MELLLLTADLHPDGVLPSLSLLAHTVRTAAPEVSALLEAGSAEVVLVDARTDLAAARGLCRLLSATAGSVPVVAIVTEGGLVAVNAEWGIDEILLPGTGPAETDARLRLLTGRHGAPAAEQASGQTKLGELVIDEGTYTARLRGRPLDLTYKEFELLKYLTQHVGRVFTRAQLLQEVWGYDFFGGTRTVDVHVRRLRAKLGPEYESLIGTVRNVGYKAVRPVRGHSAAASGDEGEDDMVEDLDGADGGAPEPLTSQ